In Eupeodes corollae chromosome 3, idEupCoro1.1, whole genome shotgun sequence, a single genomic region encodes these proteins:
- the LOC129949550 gene encoding lipopolysaccharide-induced tumor necrosis factor-alpha factor homolog → MEKENLYPEMSTYEHLQNAPPNYNQTYPEMMPSSAGVPPSGAMMQNIPIQGQQPQLQPITIQNIPPIPPLGPHPCLVSCPSCYQKKMTIVRPEAATKTHLFAAVLCLVGLCCCVCVPYFVDSCKNANHYCSNCGAFLGTYNK, encoded by the exons ATGGAAAAGGAAAACTTATATCCTGAAATGTCAACTTATGAACATTTGCAAAATGCGCCTCCAAACTACAATCAAACTTATCCCGAAATGATGCCATCATCAGCAGGTGTTCCACCATCAGGAGCCATGATGCAAAACATCCCAATTCAGGGACAACAGCCTCAATTACAACCCATTACAATTCAAA ATATTCCACCAATTCCACCACTTGGACCACATCCTTGTCTCGTTTCATGTCCAAGCTGCTATCAAAAGAAGATGACCATTGTACGCCCGGAAGCTGCCACAAAAACTCATCTATTTGCAGCTGTTTTATGTCTGGTTGG GTTGTGTTGCTGTGTTTGCGTTCCTTATTTTGTTGATAGCTGCAAAAATGCCAACCATTATTGCAGCAATTGCGGTGCATTCTTAGGAACTTACAACAAGTAA